One region of Kazachstania africana CBS 2517 chromosome 3, complete genome genomic DNA includes:
- the ASP1 gene encoding asparaginase ASP1 (similar to Saccharomyces cerevisiae ASP1 (YDR321W); ancestral locus Anc_5.356), whose product MPNGSVEVTTICEDVENSQFTIQSATAKSAMPEAVKPGTSQHRSLPRIKILGTGGTIASKGASSSATADYQVDLPIQDLLDAIPDISGICEVEYEQLCNVDSKNINENLLIKIYKGIVRSLQSFDGIVITHGTDTLSETAFFVESTIDSGEVPIVFVGSMRPSTSVSADGPMNLYQAICIASDSKSRGRGVLVSLNDQISAGYYITKTNANSLDSFNVRQGYLGNFVNNEIHYYYPPTKPQGCHKFKLKLEDKRGSVANESTVKSLTKFPKVCILYGHQSITAGLLELVNEKYEGVVVATMGAGSMPDGVNAFCLNMKIPVIYSKRSMDGMIPIANLPKDKEGSHCNVIASGYLNPEKSRILLQLCLAENYSLNEVRRVFNGVYGG is encoded by the coding sequence ATGCCTAACGGGTCTGTAGAGGTTACTACCATCTGTGAGGATGTAGAAAACTCACAATTTACCATACAAAGCGCAACTGCAAAGTCAGCAATGCCTGAAGCTGTAAAACCTGGTACATCCCAACATCGTAGTTTGCCTaggatcaaaattttaggTACTGGTGGTACTATTGCATCTAAAGGTGCAAGTTCCTCAGCAACTGCAGATTATCAGGTAGATTTACCTATCCAGGATTTGCTAGATGCAATCCCAGATATCTCAGGTATCTGTGAAGTCGAGTACGAACAACTTTGTAATGTCGActcaaaaaatatcaatgaaaacttattgataaaaatatacaaaggTATTGTAAGATCACTACAATCTTTCGACGGTATCGTTATCACTCATGGCACAGATACCTTATCGGAAACTGCTTTTTTCGTTGAAAGTACCATTGATTCTGGCGAAGTTCCCATCGTATTCGTCGGTTCTATGAGACCTTCGACAAGTGTCTCAGCTGACGGACCAATGAATTTATATCAAGCAATCTGCATTGCGTCTGATTCTAAATCTAGAGGTAGAGGTGTCCTGGTGTCATTAAATGATCAAATATCTGCAGGTTACTATATTACTAAGACAAACGCCAATAGTTTGgattctttcaatgttAGACAAGGTTACTTAGGAAACTTCGTCAACAATGAAATTCATTACTATTATCCTCCTACAAAACCTCAAGGATGTCATAAGTTCAAGCTCAAGTTAGAGGACAAAAGAGGGTCTGTCGCCAATGAAAGCACCGTGAAATCACTTACTAAATTTCCAAAAGTCTGTATACTATATGGTCACCAGTCCATCACAGCCGGACTTTTGGAATTggtaaatgaaaaatatgaagGTGTAGTAGTTGCAACTATGGGCGCTGGCTCTATGCCCGATGGTGTTAATGCATTTTGTTTGAATATGAAGATCCCTGTTATATACTCTAAGAGGTCCATGGATGGTATGATTCCTATTGCCAATCTACCAAAGGACAAGGAAGGATCCCACTGTAACGTTATTGCCTCAGGTTACTTGAATCCAGAAAAATCCAGAATTTTATTACAATTATGCCTTGctgaaaattattcattaaatgaagTAAGACGTGTTTTCAATGGTGTTTACGGTGGCTAA
- the MCM21 gene encoding Mcm21p (similar to Saccharomyces cerevisiae MCM21 (YDR318W); ancestral locus Anc_5.349) gives MSNIEELEQDIASLRREKQPANTVMREFEELFQQFPQLRDLLYKEYKGPGDETLLEPLQDQNLVEKFQTPSRKRPKTKSSDNLPEDEWVLQNQVPLEHNLFDKSVGDILDTEILSSPSKRRQRLNGDDRSSIGNLPLDNLHDQIMVENIFRLFGITFFPVVDPSDLQMNIETQEMDTMREMLGIRLDIFDELSKKYDKPMYILLKKKIKSDTWDIFKHTIPSYIGVEKIFEEVSAGLAISYEDIYLFSKEIYLQLLKESARKGKLKKFEEKGLISNLRISLSSTKVSFSIGTFEIELYLQDNIIISCSFVKGIRDASVRSKWEVLFNGPLEDLEYKLRQLK, from the exons ATGTCCAATATTGAAGAGTTAGAACAAGATATAGCTTCACTACGAAGAGAAA AGCAACCTGCTAATACTGTAATGCGGGAATTTGAAGAGTTGTTCCAGCAATTTCCACAGCTGCGCGATTTACTGTACAAAGAATACAAAGGCCCTGGGGATGAAACACTTTTAGAGCCCCTTCAGGACCAAAATTTGGTGGAAAAGTTCCAAACTCCTAGTAGAAAAAGGCCTAAAACCAAAAGCTCGGATAACTTACCAGAAGATGAATGGGTGCTTCAAAACCAAGTACCTTTAGAACATAATCTATTTGACAAAAGTGTAGGAGACATTTTAGACACAGAGATATTATCATCCCCATCCAAGCGCCGTCAAAGACTTAATGGAGATGATAGAAGTTCGATTGGTAACCTACCATTAGATAATTTACACGATCAGATAATGGTCGAAAACATCTTCAGACTTTTTGGAATAACGTTTTTCCCTGTAGTGGACCCTTCTGACCTACAGATGAATATTGAAACACAAGAAATGGATACAATGAGAGAAATGCTGGGAATAAGATtagatatttttgatgaattatcaaaaaagtATGACAAACCAATGTATATTCtgttaaagaagaaaataaaatctgACACATGGGACATATTCAAACATACGATACCCAGCTATATAGGCGTGgaaaagatttttgaagaGGTTAGTGCAGGACTGGCCATATCCTatgaagatatttatttattttctaaagAAATCTACTTACAATTATTAAAAGAAAGTGCCAGAAAaggtaaattgaaaaagttcgAAGAAAAAGGTCTGATATCAAATCTTCGTATAAGCTTGAGCTCCACTAAAGTCTCATTTTCTATCGGAACCTTTGAAATAGAATTGTATTTACAGGACAATATCATAATATCTTGCTCTTTTGTTAAGGGCATACGTGATGCAAGCGTTAGATCCAAATGGGAGGTTCTTTTTAATGGGCCATTAGAAGATTTAGAATATAAATTACGCCAACTCAAATGA
- the KAFR0C01810 gene encoding uncharacterized protein (ancestral locus Anc_5.358a): MSVPILRRSISSNALNTLKRRNSFTTLHRTLSQSSGYSTIATPSKSPILQAESFSDFMGFLYGEECYAKTNLLWENLPKETKDIFVARVLDKKKQKYDDLSYSDVKELFAGQSSPTKNSFIHYRQKVGPYFRHVVPEIAEPSISKVIGELYNHELTYNDRVRLKEEAEMQFNATRDERLEFAKDYIQSTKVHFDQDPYIDKIRCWVDETVNNKLKEIDSMLATLRTDVSAEEHEARNHHQKNKPDETTIKAQNVERNGMQFLESKANSNPNFVRVISKQSKKLVKRFKRKRKSTGLDCRNNV, translated from the coding sequence ATGAGTGTCCCAATTTTGAGGAGGTCGATCTCTTCCAATGCGCTAAATACTCTTAAGCGACGCAATTCCTTCACAACATTACACAGAACTCTTTCTCAATCAAGTGGTTATAGTACCATAGCAACTCCATCAAAATCGCCAATATTACAAGCGGAATCATTCAGTGACTTTATGGGTTTCTTGTATGGCGAAGAGTGCTATGCAAAGACCAATTTATTATGggaaaatttaccaaaggaaacaaaagatatatttgTTGCCAGGGTTCTAgataagaagaaacaaaaatacGATGACCTCAGTTATTCTGATgtaaaagaattatttgcTGGACAAAGTTCTCCCACGAAAAACTCTTTTATTCATTATCGACAAAAAGTTGGTCCATATTTTAGGCATGTAGTGCCAGAGATAGCTGAACCTAGTATATCAAAAGTAATTGGTGAACTTTACAACCATGAGCTTACATATAATGATAGAGTCCgattgaaagaagaagctgaaATGCAATTTAATGCTACTAGGGATGAAAGGCTTGAATTTGCAAAAGATTATATTCAATCCACGAAGGTCCATTTTGATCAAGATCCATATATCGACAAGATTAGATGCTGGGTAGATGAAACTGTAAATAATAAACTGAAGgaaattgattcaatgTTGGCAACATTGAGAACGGATGTTAGTGCTGAAGAGCATGAAGCTAGGAATCATCACCAAAAGAATAAACCTGATGAAACGACCATCAAAGCGCAAAATGtagaaagaaatggaaTGCAATTTTTAGAGTCGAAGGCCAACTCTAATCCTAACTTCGTTAGAGTAATTTCTAAACAGTCAAAGAAATTAGTCAAAAGGTTCAAACGCAAAAGAAAGTCGACAGGTCTAGATTGTCGCAATAACGTTTAA
- the SWA2 gene encoding auxilin-like protein SWA2 (similar to Saccharomyces cerevisiae SWA2 (YDR320C); ancestral locus Anc_5.352): MSDPFANLLESFKENGKKPDIEKKNPVPVKSNDVSSISLNSTLQPKKLNGINTKVSTLSTNSVPTFANVSSLNSLQTTPIHDDFEELFGSSTSNNFSVSPEPTNNFKTVTDVPNVTYEAKQDSVVDEVKDMEIAQLMSLGLSIEKANSYYSKGISYDTLLKKLERRRYGSRKGRDTPTFGGNTNKDDKAYAKLFDSSENTNLFSMASGLFNKGKEFIDQMTAYPEETDRLSRYRDISEISSMKPLRKSPGIVDGFDMDRISQHQDTDKGKAPTREVQQESPPPSHDLLDNFQNNLKLDDNKEELSKESVLLDIDNDDSTLLKSKSLTSDSLLFQDENVLENSNIPKIPISSIELSGYNEYNSRGSSFFKNGDYISALEEYEKSLNTLPQSHPLRIIAYSNITAAELKIGEYSNLVKKADKALKLFPKENLKWNLIIQDSEPHKSYKDIWSKLVLRKAEALEHLENFELAYKQYHSLIENNVFSDKIMDGKRRCQKVLNPEIAKKTQQKPSSSKPAAVPTPSTQKYESVERIKEQNRQEEENEAEKLKLYDIVEAKINAWKSNKPEDIRHLLANLPTILTWTEWKPISVNDLVMPKKVKVTYLKAIAKTHPDKISSSLNLESKMIAENAFSTLSVAWDKFKEENNMN, from the coding sequence atgtcagATCCGTTTGCTAATTTACttgaatctttcaaagaaaatggtaagaaaccagatattgaaaagaagaatccTGTCCCAGTGAAAAGTAACGACGTgtcttcaatatcattaaattctACACTTCAGCCAAAGAAGCTCAATGGTATAAACACCAAGGTTTCCACTCTATCCACCAATTCAGTACCGACCTTTGCGAATGTATCTTCGTTAAATAGTTTGCAAACGACCCCAATAcatgatgattttgaagagttATTTGGGTCCAGCACAAGCAATAACTTTTCTGTGTCTCCGGAACCtacaaataattttaaaactGTCACTGATGTTCCCAACGTAACATACGAGGCAAAGCAGGATTCAGTTGTTGATGAGGTCAAAGATATGGAAATTGCCCAGTTAATGTCATTAGGtttatcaattgaaaaagctAATAGCTACTATTCGAAAGGCATAAGTTATGATACGCTTCTTAAGAAACTGGAAAGAAGACGTTATGGTTCCAGGAAAGGAAGAGACACACCAACCTTTGGTGGTAACACGAATAAAGATGACAAGGCTTACgcaaaattatttgattccAGTGAAAATactaatttattttctatGGCAAGTGGTCTTTTCAACAAGGGGAAAGAATTCATAGATCAAATGACTGCATATCCTGAGGAAACTGATAGGTTATCAAGATATAGGGACATAAGTGAAATTAGTTCAATGAAGCCCCTTAGAAAGAGCCCTGGTATTGTTGACGGCTTCGATATGGATAGAATATCCCAGCATCAAGACACAGATAAAGGAAAAGCACCCACAAGAGAAGTTCAACAAGAAAGTCCGCCTCCTTCACATGACCTACTAgacaattttcaaaataatctcAAGCTCGACgataataaagaagagctttcaaaagaaagcGTCTTATTAGACAtagataatgatgattcGACGTTGCTGAAATCAAAAAGCTTGACATCGGATAGCttattatttcaagatGAAAACGTTCTTGAAAACAGCAATATCCCAAAAATTCCGATTTCATCTATAGAGTTATCGGGATACAACGAATATAATTCAAGAGgttcttcatttttcaaaaatgggGACTATATATCAGCATTggaagaatatgaaaaatcattaaaCACACTACCGCAGTCACATCCACTAAGGATCATTgcatattcaaatattaccGCAGCCGAACTCAAAATTGGTGAATATTCGAATCTAGTCAAAAAGGCAGATAAGgcattgaaattgtttcCCAAAGAAAATCTAAAATGGAATCTCATTATTCAAGATAGTGAGCCTCATAAGAGCTATAAAGATATATGGAGTAAACTTGTTCTGAGGAAGGCAGAAGCTTTAGAGCACTTGGAAAATTTCGAACTGGCATATAAGCAATACCACTCATTAATAGAGAACAATGTTTTCAGCGATAAAATCATGGACGGTAAGAGAAGGTGTCAAAAGGTATTAAATCCAGAAATCGCCAAAAAAACTCAACAAAAACCTAGCTCGAGTAAGCCAGCTGCAGTCCCTACGCCATCCACtcaaaaatatgaaagtGTTGAAAGAATAAAGGAACAGAATagacaagaagaagagaatgAAGCGGAAAAGTTGAAGTTATATGATATTGTGGAAGCAAAAATAAATGCTTGGAAATCTAACAAACCGGAAGATATACGTCATTTATTAGCTAATTTACCTACTATTTTGACTTGGACAGAATGGAAGCCAATTAGCGTAAATGATTTAGTGATGCCAAAGAAAGTAAAGGTTACATATCTGAAGGCCATTGCCAAAACTCATCCCGATAAAATTTCGAGTTCACTGAATCTAGAGAGTAAGATGATAGCTGAAAATGCATTCAGTACATTGAGTGTTGCGTGggataaattcaaagaggaaaataaCATGAACTGA
- the DAD4 gene encoding Dad4p (similar to Saccharomyces cerevisiae DAD4 (YDR320C-A); ancestral locus Anc_5.354), whose product MENPYEKVQTNILSRIIANVERLNQSVTTMNQELSGINGKNKNIEIIGQICENYNNSIQFNLEATGNKRPPF is encoded by the coding sequence ATGGAAAATCCTTATGAGAAAGTGCAAACAAATATACTGTCGAGAATAATTGCCAATGTGGAGAGACTTAATCAAAGTGTAACAACAATGAACCAAGAATTGTCGGGTATAAACGGCAAAAACAAGAATATTGAGATTATAGGGCAGATATGTGAAAACTATAATAATAGTATTCAGTTTAACCTCGAGGCCACAGGTAACAAAAGGCCACCATTCTAA
- the NOP10 gene encoding snoRNP complex protein NOP10 (similar to Saccharomyces cerevisiae NOP10 (YHR072W-A); ancestral locus Anc_5.353) — MHLMYTLDKDGKRVYTLKKVTEEGEITKSAHPARFSPDDKYSRQRVTLKKRYGLLPGQ; from the coding sequence ATGCATTTAATGTACACTTTAGACAAGGACGGTAAGAGAGTCTACACGTTGAAGAAGGTCACCGAAGAAGGTGAAATCACCAAGTCTGCTCATCCAGCTAGATTTTCTCCAGACGACAAATACTCCAGACAAAGAGTcactttgaagaaaagatacGGTTTATTACCAGGTCAGTAA
- the YFT2 gene encoding Yft2p (similar to Saccharomyces cerevisiae YDR319C; ancestral locus Anc_5.350) — protein MKLSLLPPLIISLIYPCILFLGLFLSAVISDETKSYQKDRIYLLRSSNIINEIFAYNGNLVWFILFSFVASLQIYIRSHTFILLPHDIVDVDSKENVRAKLLKEYMVKFLLKVFILFVCFLIIDNIFILTGGSCAPGGATRSAEQCKALGGDWLGGFDISGHFCFLTNISLILWIELHHYSKYTEEEELQSRINKWIKRSLIVVEVVLYIWMFLLLVTSIYYHTILEKILGCIMGYACPLVMYWLIPNQPRMKSLLYAF, from the coding sequence atgaagttgTCTCTTCTTCCACCGCTGATTATTTCACTAATTTATCCATGCATCCTGTTCCTCGGACTATTCTTAAGTGCCGTGATTTCAGATGAGACCAAGTCATATCAGAAAGATCGCATTTATCTTTTACGTTCCTCCAATATTATTAACGAAATATTTGCCTATAATGGGAATCTAGTATGgttcattttattttcattcgTTGCAtctcttcaaatttatattaGGTCCCATACTTTTATCTTATTACCGCATGATATCGTTGACGTCGATTCAAAGGAAAATGTAAGAGCTAAGTTGCTTAAGGAATATATGGTCAAGTTTCTCCTTAaagttttcattttgtttgTTTGTTTCCTAATCATTGACaacatttttatattaACAGGAGGGAGTTGTGCGCCTGGCGGTGCAACAAGATCGGCCGAGCAATGTAAGGCACTGGGTGGTGACTGGCTTGGAGGATTTGATATCAGTGGgcatttttgttttctaaCTAATATTAGCTTGATTCTTTGGATTGAATTGCATCATTATTCGAAATACactgaagaggaagaattACAATCAAGAATTAACAAATGGATAAAAAGAAGTTTAATTGTTGTGGAAGTAGTCCTGTATATATGGATGTTTCTGCTACTAGTGACTTCTATATACTATCACACTATTTTAGAAAAGATTCTGGGCTGCATAATGGGTTATGCGTGCCCTCTCGTAATGTATTGGTTGATCCCAAACCAACCCAGGATGAAGAGCCTTCTCTATGCATTCTAA
- the KAFR0C01890 gene encoding uncharacterized protein: protein MFFIKPLVTVSLFMVYAACAIASTGSNSADLHQTEDGHYPDVPLPRDNTTSVDALNVLRCVQVNGYPNSTLLGVDNDGFLAFLPGVNNIFNTSYARNVSACAAIYGYRIVVTIHSGTEFEDGVHPIGTLADIISAQTRIGGIIRAARNAGIQTDLQTMISPRLERRANSYYYTYMADDSNCGSYEMFIDTTSMCQDNNKNSFASFRAENPSTKYNLDFAVWPHHDCLKGNQQLYALPPLYTLPCKKRKTYSWFGALQDESCFGANPSEACVTADLNVYTGSYVAWRLIVEGKYS from the coding sequence ATGTTTTTTATTAAGCCGCTAGTCACTGTATCGTTATTCATGGTGTATGCTGCGTGCGCCATTGCTAGTACTGGGTCTAACAGTGCGGATCTCCATCAAACTGAAGACGGCCATTACCCAGACGTGCCGCTACCTCGCGACAATACCACCAGCGTAGACGCACTTAACGTGCTCAGATGTGTTCAAGTGAATGGGTATCCTAATTCTACACTGCTGGGTGTGGACAATGACGGGTTCCTAGCTTTTCTGCCTGGGGTTAACAATATATTCAACACTAGCTACGCCAGGAACGTTAGCGCATGTGCTGCCATATATGGTTACCGTATAGTCGTGACCATCCACAGTGGCacagaatttgaagatggtGTACATCCTATTGGTACCTTAGCCGACATTATATCCGCGCAGACACGCATTGGCGGCATTATACGTGCCGCACGTAATGCTGGGATACAAACGGACCTGCAGACAATGATCTCTCCACGTCTCGAGCGTCGTGCAAATTCATATTACTACACATACATGGCTGACGACTCCAATTGCGGTAGCTACGAAATGTTTATTGATACCACAAGCATGTGTCAGGACAATAACAAAAACTCATTTGCTTCTTTCCGTGCCGAGAATCCTAGCACTAAGTACAACTTGGATTTCGCAGTATGGCCACACCACGACTGTCTCAAGGGAAACCAACAGCTTTATGCATTGCCTCCTCTATATACCCTGCCATGcaagaagaggaaaacTTATTCCTGGTTCGGCGCATTACAAGATGAGTCCTGTTTCGGCGCGAACCCTAGCGAAGCATGCGTAACAGCAGATCTTAATGTCTATACCGGCTCCTATGTGGCGTGGCGGCTCATTGTAGAGGGAAAGTACTCTTAG
- the HIM1 gene encoding Him1p (similar to Saccharomyces cerevisiae HIM1 (YDR317W); ancestral locus Anc_5.348), translated as MSINSKEHILFFGSSGLVGSGSLSNLLNPNFLLCNKQNNFYDVIESSIVSGVYDIAFDKIIYCFNRTPQNIRYKYHSDFEKNSQFDFGGTKYTLSNNPEPNNSFESKGQLQFAINDVEERIKIKYQVMPYSKEFGFSAEEEQQLNVTYNVFHVQIVYNESEKWPDLLPILFTGENEIKIARKRKDRLFPELFKLANINDISTVVCTLGASSATAKKQNMTVNKIDYDLTYNLIRAFTTTENKKVIIVTSFNNALISNIFPYFRTKLRLENDLKTTLEPPIKELYILRPGPIKGKHRSKESEISTNIRTLNPITRAIHYKKKLIKQKKKHWSYFTLMMPKRKFLRC; from the coding sequence ATGTCTATAAATTCCAAAGAACATATTCTGTTTTTTGGATCCAGTGGGCTAGTCGGCAGTGGTTCTTTAAgcaatttattaaatccCAACTTTCTTCTGTGTAATAAGCAAAATAATTTCTATGACGTGATTGAGTCAAGCATAGTAAGCGGTGTTTACGATATTGCGTTTGACAAAATCATATATTGTTTTAATAGAACGCCCCAAAACATTAGATATAAGTACCattcagattttgaaaagaacaGCCAATTTGACTTCGGTGGAACTAAGTATACTCTGTCAAATAACCCAGAGCCTAACAATTCATTTGAGTCAAAAGGTCAATTACAGTTCGCAATCAATGATGTCGAGgaaagaatcaaaattaagTACCAAGTTATGCCATACAGTAAAGAATTTGGTTTTTCCGCCGAGGAAGAACAACAATTAAATGTTACTTACAATGTTTTTCACGTCCAAATAGTTTATAATGAGTCAGAAAAATGGCCAGACCTTCTTCCTATACTTTTTACTGGTGAGAATGAAATTAAGATTGCACGAAAACGAAAAGACAGGTTATTCCCAGAGCTCTTCAAGTTAGCAAATATTAATGACATATCAACAGTGGTGTGTACGCTGGGAGCATCGAGCGCTACTGCCAAAAAGCAGAACATGACTGTTAATAAAATCGATTATGACTTGACTTACAATCTAATAAGAGCCTTTACAACTacagaaaataagaaagtGATAATAGTCACTAGTTTCAATAATGCTCTCATCAGCAATATTTTCCCATATTTTAGAACGAAATTGAGGCTAGAAAATGATCTCAAGACAACTTTAGAACCACCTATAAAAGAGCTTTACATTCTCAGACCAGGACCTATAAAAGGGAAACACAGATCCAAGGAAAGCGAAATATCCACAAATATTCGAACATTAAATCCAATTACAAGAGCCATCCATTATAAAAAGAAGCttataaaacaaaaaaagaagcacTGGAGCTATTTTACACTGATGATGCCAAAACGAAAGTTTCTGAGATGTTAG
- the KAFR0C01900 gene encoding uncharacterized protein: MAYAVCAILNTEPTSANLNQAKDGHYPDVPLPRDNTTSIDALNVLRCVQANGYPNSTLVGLEDGGFLAFLPGVEEAFNTSYVRNVSACNSIYGHHMLVSIQSGTNFEDDTHPIGTLADIISAQTRIDGIARATRIPRIQTDLQTTSSQRLERRTSSYYYSYMADDSSCGSYEMFIDTTDMCQDNNKNSFASFRAENPSALYKLDLTLWPHHDCLKGGSHTYTLSPKYTMPCTKRKTYSWFGALKDDSCFGANPSQACVTKNVNVYTGIYKAWQLIVEGKYS, encoded by the coding sequence ATGGCGTATGCTGTGTGTGCCATTCTTAATACCGAGCCTACCAGTGCGAATCTCAATCAAGCTAAAGACGGCCATTACCCAGACGTGCCGCTACCTCGCGACAATACCACTAGCATAGACGCACTTAACGTGCTCAGATGTGTTCAAGCGAATGGGTACCCTAATTCTACGCTAGTAGGTCTGGAAGATGGCGGGTTCCTAGCCTTTCTGCCTGGCGTTGAAGAAGCATTCAACACTAGCTACGTCAGGAACGTTAGCGCGTGTAATTCCATATATGGTCACCATATGCTCGTGTCTATCCAAAGTGGCACAAATTTTGAGGATGATACACATCCTATCGGTACCTTAGCCGACATTATATCCGCGCAGACACGCATCGATGGCATTGCACGTGCCACACGTATTCCTCGGATACAAACCGACCTGCAGACAACGAGCTCTCAACGTCTCGAGCGTCGTACAAGTTCATATTACTACTCCTACATGGCTGACGATTCCAGTTGCGGTAGCTACGAAATGTTTATTGATACCACAGACATGTGTCAggacaacaacaaaaactCATTTGCTTCCTTTCGTGCCGAGAATCCTAGCGCTCTGTACAAGTTGGACCTCACACTATGGCCACACCACGACTGTCTCAAGGGAGGCAGCCACACTTACACATTGTCCCCCAAATATACCATGCCATGCACGAAGAGGAAGACTTATTCCTGGTTCGGCGCATTAAAAGATGACTCCTGTTTTGGCGCAAACCCTAGCCAAGCGTGTGTAACAAAGAATGTTAATGTCTATACCGGCATCTACAAGGCATGGCAGCTCATCGTAGAGGGGAAATACTCTTAG